The proteins below come from a single Uloborus diversus isolate 005 chromosome 10, Udiv.v.3.1, whole genome shotgun sequence genomic window:
- the LOC129231016 gene encoding FERM domain-containing protein 8-like, whose translation MRCGEATFDYPSHAFHYSPRPASTGPLQINDDRVPEWELPRAYPVGYRTIHPEYIPRHPLPSQPTQTCYLPNTPTEWRRESNPRPQKSIKKEDICILLMNKVVLCVESENPPQATVQELMELILQDDQDLSLPASARDVFSLWLVSPMLELQLTNFQRPYHTRQQWMTLLLKYTSASTKHLDKDEPELYLKRNVFYEKQDEMRICDMKILELLYEEAKYNVLKGRYPCEIQDCDVLAGIQARLELGPFNPQIHTAEFFRSKINDYLPSYACKSRWSFLNISTKPGPEHRLLDRYKSISVTTTRYKLLRKYMEFCWSLPYYGSAFFHGQIEKPTNGIASLIDHHDKKVLVGINREGIHIMDESDKCLLLSMKFRNLSWDYSAAFKPENPDCLPCLFVQFKIPGQRIRDSKLIQIFSHQANMMDKLISKFVEELKQRPSWCEDQVDNFISVPHEEDDVLPVTTRHLSSDAYLTEKLKRLSLTTLNESGKPVCVSRSWSCRK comes from the exons gtCCATTGCAGATAAATGATGATAGAGTTCCTGAATGGGAGTTACCCCGAGCATATCCAGTTGGTTACAGGACAATTCATCCTGAATATATTCCAAGGCATCCATTACCTTCACAACCTACACAGACATGCTACCTTCCGAATACTCCAACTGAATGGCGTAGAGAATCTAATCCAAGACCTCAAAAATCCATTAAAA AAGAGGACATTTGTATATTATTAATGAATAAAGTGGTTCTTTGCGTTGAATCAGAAAATCCTCCTCAAGCTACAGTTCAGGAACTTATGGAATTGATCTTACAAGATGATCAAGATTTATCTTTACCAGCAAGTGCAagagatgttttttctttgtggCTTGTTTCTCCAATGCTAG aaCTTCAACTTACAAATTTTCAACGACCCTATCATACTCGGCAGCAATGGATGACTTTGCTTCTGAAATACACATCAGCTTCTACTAAGCATTTAGATAAAG ATGAACCAGAGTTATACCTGAAGCgcaatgtattttatgaaaagCAAGATGAAATGAGG ATATGTGACATGAAAATTTTGGAACTCCTATATGAAGAAGCCAAATATAATGTCTTGAAGGGCCGATATCCGTGTGAAATACAAGACTGTGATGTTTTAGCTGGAATTCAAGCTCGTTTGGAACTAGGGCCATTCAACCCACAGATTCATACTGCTGAGTTTTTTAG gagCAAAATCAATGATTACTTGCCAAGTTATGCTTGCAAAAGTCGTTGGTCATTTTTGAACATTAGCACTAAGCCTGGCCCGGAGCATCGACTTTTAGATCGTTACAAAAGCATATCTGTAACTACCACTAGATATAAACTTCTTAGAAAGTATATGGAATTCTGTTGGTCTCTACCTTATTATGG ATCTGCATTTTTtcatggccaaattgaaaaaccTACAAATGGTATAGCAAGTTTAATAGATCATCATGACAAGAAGGTTTTAGTGGGAATCAACAGAGAAGGCATTCATATCATGGATGAATCTGATAAA TGCCTTCTATTAAGCatgaaattcagaaatttatcatGGGATTATTCTGCTGCTTTTAAACCAGAAAATCCCGACTGTCTTCCTTGTTTGTTTGTTCAGTTCAAAATTCCTGGACAAAGAATCAGAGACtctaaattaattcaaattttttctcatcag GCTAATATGATGGATAAATTAATATCAAAGTTTGTGGAAGAGCTGAAACAACGTCCATCATGGTGTGAAGATCAAGTGGATAATTTCATATCTGTACCACACGAGGAAGATGatg TTCTTCCTGTAACAACAAGACACTTATCTTCAGATGCATATTTGACAGAAAAACTCAAAAGGCTGTCTCTAACTACATTGAATGAATCAG gtaAACCTGTTTGTGTATCCAGGTCATGGTCATGTCGCAAATAG